The genomic segment AGACCACCGGCAAGGCCGCCCGGGCCGCCGCCGAGGTCGCCGAGGCCGCCTGGCAGCAGCGCGACGCCGTGGCCCGCAAGCTCGAGAGCAACCTGGAACGTAAGCGGGCCCAGCACGAGCACCACCTGTCCCGGATGGCCGAGGCGCGGGCCGCGGTGGCCGACTCGCCCGGGGCGGACGCGCTGCGCCGTCAGCTGGCCGAGATCGAGAAGCTGCAGAAGCACCTCGACCGCGCGGGCGTGGCGGTGCGCACGGCTCGTTCGGCGCACCGGCAGGCTCAGGCCGCGGTGATCGCGGCCGAGGAGCGTCAGCGGTCGGCGTGGCGCGAGTTCGACGCCGTACGGGATCAAGTCGCCCGGTTCTCCCCGCCACCGGCCGACCGCGACGATCTCGCGGGCGCGTGGTCGACGCTGGCCGGCTGGGCCGCCGCGCAGGCCGCCGAACGCGCCAGCGCCCGGGCCGCGGCCGAGGCGACGGTGGCCGACGCCCACCGGTCCACGGTCGCCGTCCTGCAGGAGATCTCGGCGCTCTTCACCGCGGCCGGGGTCACGGTGCCCCAGCCCGACGAGTCGGCCCTGATTCGCGCGGCCGCGGTGGCCGTCGAACGGGCCGAGGCGACCTGGCGGCGCCTGGCCGACCGGCGCGACCAGGTGCGCGAGCTCACCGAGCAGCGGATGACGCTGCAGCGCGAGCAGCGGGTGGCCAAGGCGCTGGCCGGGCACCTGCGGGCCAACAACTTCGAGCGCTGGCTGCTCGAGGAGGCGCTCGACATGCTGGTCGACGGCGCGTCGCGGATTCTGCGTGAGCTCACCGGCGGGCAGTACGACCTGATGCACGACAAGGGCGAGTTCTACGTGATCGACCATCACGACGCCGGGCTGCGGCGCGGGGTGCGCACGCTCTCCGGCGGCGAGACGTTCCAGGCCTCGTTGTCGCTCGCGCTGGCCCTCTCCGAGCAGCTCGCGGGCATGTCGACCACGGCCGCCAGCCTGGAGTCGATCGTGCTCGACGAGGGTTTCGGCACGCTCGACGCGGCCACCCTCGACGTGGTCGCGGCGACCCTGGAAAACCTGGCCGCGCGGGGCGACCGCATGGTCGGCGTGGTCACCCACGTCAACGCGCTGGCCGAGCGGGTGCCGGTGCGCTTCGAGGTGCACAAGGACGCGCGGACGGCGCACGTTGCGAGGGTGGGCCTTTGACCAGGATGTTCGTGGACGCGTGGGACCCCTCGTACGGGTCGTCCTTCGAGGGTGGCGCCGACGGCGGGGACGGGCCCGCCTCGCCCAGCAGCGCGCAGGTCGACACCGACGTCGAGGTGCCGGCGGCCGAGTGGGCCCCGATCGACGCGTCGCCCGCGGTGCGCTGCCCCGACGTGGTTTTCCTGGTCGACGGGGTGCGGCGCAACGACGCGGGCCTGTGGACGGCGGAGGAGGACGGCACGTCGTACGCGGGCCTGGCCGCCTCGTACGCGGCCGGGGTGGTGCGCTGCGACCTGGCCCGCGGGGCGGCCGAACTGGTGGGCGCGCGGGTCGGCCGGGGGTTGTTCACCGCGAGCCCGTCGGCCGGGGACGTGCAGGCCGGGTCGGTGCGTTACGAGGTGCACCGCATCCACGGCACGGGCGAGGCCAGCAAACTGCCCGCCGCCGTGCAGGCGCCACTGACCGCGCTCGAGATCGACATCTCGTCGGCCGCCCGCGAGATGGGCGCCTCCTTCGCCGCCGACGACCTGCTGGTGGTGGACGGGCCGCTGCGCAACCGGCGCCAGCTGCCGCGCACGATCGGCTACGTCAAGACGCAGCAGAAGCAGTATCTGCCGGCCTCGCTGACCACTGTGGTGACGTCGTTGCGGCCCGGGCAGCGCACCCCCGTCTTCCACCTGGGCACGGTGTGGGGCGGCTGGTCGTGGTATCTGCGGCTGCCCGGCGCCTCGGGGGCGCCGTGGTCGGGGATCGTACGGGTGGAATGCTCGCCCGATCTGACCCCGGAGCAGGCGATCGAGCTGGCTGATGTCTCGGTGGCGACGCTGCCGCGGTTCGCGTCGTCGGCTTACAAGGACCCGCGGGCGCCGCAGAATCTGGTGCCGATCGCCGGGCTGGAACGCCGGCTGCGCGGCATGCTGGGCGACGCCCGGGTGCTGCATCGGGCGCTGACGCTGGCCACCGCGCGGTCGCGATGAGCCGGCCCGGGTTCGGCTACCGCCCGGTCGCGATGAGCTGACTCACCAGATCCCGTACGCGGTCCGGGTCGGTCTCGTCGCCGGCTTCACTGAAGACCAGGTGAGCCGAGCCGATCAGGCTGAGCGCCAGCATGTCGGGATTTTTCCGGTTCTCCGCGCTCAGGTAGGCGGCGATCACGGCTGCCGCCTCGGCCAGCAGCGGCACTCCGGGTGACCCCTGCAGCCGCGCCCGCAGTTCGCCGCGCCCGATGACCAGCGAGACGAGGCCGAGCCCGACCCGGTCGAAGACACCGAACAGGAAGTCCGCGATGTTCTCGGCCACGGTGCCCGTGCCCGCGTGCTCGATCATGGTGGCGCCCCAGGCCTGAAGCCCGGCGATGCGGCGGCGCACCAGCTCGGCCAGGAATTCGTCGAAGTCGGCGAAGTGCCGGTGCAGCACGCCCTTGGCCACGTCGGCCTCCGCGGTCACGGCCCGGCTGGTCAGCGCGTTGTGACCGGCGCGCACCAGGACGCGCTCGGCGGCATCGAACAACTGCTGGCGCACATCACGTAACGCCACTCCGGTCGGCACAGGGCCCAGCCTTCCACATGGCCTAATGGGCGCTTGCCCACTAGAGTGGGCGCATGCCCACACCGCATCGTGAACGCGAGATCGCCGAGTCCTTCGGGGTGGACGCCGCCCGCTACGACCGCACCCGCCCGTCCTACCCGGCGGCCCTGATCGACCGGCTCGTCGCGGGCATTCCCGGACGGTCGATCCTCGACGTGGGGATCGGCACCGGCATCGTGGCCCGGCAGCTGCGCGCGGCCGGGTGTGAGGTGCTCGGCGTCGAACCCGACCCGCGGATGGCCGCGTTCGCCCGCAGGGCCGGGTTCGAGGTCGAGGAGGCCCGGTTCGAGGCCTGGGAACCCGCGGGACGCCTCTTCGACGCCGTGGTAGCCGGTCAGACGTGGCATTGGGTCGAGCCCAGGGCCGGGGCGGCCGCGGCCGCCTCGGTGCTGCGGCCGGGCGGGCGGCTGGCGTTGATGTGGAACGCCGGGCAGCCCGGCCCGGCGGTGGCGGACGCCTTCGCCGAAGTCTTCGAGCGGCTGATGCCCGGCAGTCCGCTGGCCGGGGTGCGCGGGATCTCGGCGGCGGCGGGATATGCGGCGCTTCTGGACCGGGCCGACGAGGGTCTGCGCGCCGAGGGTGGCTTCGGGGCCGTCGAACGGTGGAGCGATGAGTGGGAGCGGGTCTACACGCGAGCCGAGTGGCTTGACCAGCTGCCTGCTCAGGGCCTGTTCACCCGGATGCCGCCGGCGCAGCTGGCCGAGGTGTCGGCGGCGATCGGGGCGGCTGTCGACGCGGTGGGCGGGAGCTTTTCGATGCACTTCACGACGCTGACCACGACGGCAGTGAGAAGGGCCTCGGGAGGGTGATCAGGCCGGGAGCTTGGGATCGTCGAGGACCGTGGGTAACGCCACGGTCAGCATCTTGGCTCGCACCGACCGCAGGAGCAGGCCCATGAACAGGCCGCCGATGCCGGTGAAGCCGGTGTGCTCCCAGGTGAAGCGGGTGCCGCCGGCGATCGGCTGGAGGCGGTAGGCGACGAAGCTCGGCGTCGCCCCCTCGTCGCCGATCCACGAGTAGCGCAGCAGCGCCGGCGCGTCGACCTCGAGAACCTCGCAGTCGACGATGCCGCGCCAGCCCGCGACGGGCGTGGCGAGGAAGCGGAACGTCGTCCCCGCGACCGGCGCGAAGCCCTCGGGGCGACCGCCCCGGCCGGTCGTGGTCCAGCGCGGGACCAACTCGGGGTCGGTGAGCACGCGCCAGACGCGCTCGACCGGGTGCGGATAGTCGCGGGTGATCCGGAACTCGCTCATGGCATCTCCTTTTTACGGCCACTGTAAAAATACTGTAGCAGTAAGATTGCCCCGTGAGCCTGCGCGAGGAGAAGAAGCGGCAGATGCGGCAGCAGCTGTCCGACACGGCGACCCGGATGTTCGTGGAGCGCGGGTTCGACGGCGTACGGGTGGCCGAGGTGGCGCGGGCGTGCGGGGTGTCGGAGAAGACGGTGTTCAACTACTTCCCGACCAAGGAGGCGCTGCTGCTCGATCGGCTCGAAGGCACGGCGACGGCCCTGCGGGAAGCGCTCGCGTCGACCGGGCAGGCACCGATCGAGGCCGCGCTGCGCCTGCTCGACGCCGAACTCGACGGGTTCGCCGGCGATCCGGAGGGCTACCGGCGCTTCGGCGAGCTGCTGGAGGCGGCGCCGTCGCTGCGGGCCTATCGCAACGACATGATGGACCGCTTCGTCGCCGTGGCGGCGGAGGCGCTGGCGGCGCGGGCCGGAGTTGACCCGGCCGACCCGGAACCGCAGATCACGGCGGCTGCCCTGCTCGGCCTGTGGCGCGTGCAGTACGAGAGTCTGCGCCGCCGGCCCGGCGATCCGGCGACGGTGCGCGCGGAGGTGCGACGGGCCGCGGACGTGCTGCGTATCGGGCTGGATGAAGAGAGTGGTCCACGCGCGGCGGCGGATTGAGAGATCCGACAGATCGGTCCAACCGGGATGGTTGAGACACGGAACACGTGAACAGGCCGGATGGTGGGTGGACGTCCTCCGAACGGGCTAGCAAACGCTGTTGGGAGCGCTCCCACTATGCGAGACGGGGACGCTCCGCACGGACGTGCCTACTCAGCGGTAGCGCCGCACCGCCGGTGCGTCGCGGCAGCTCAGAAGGGCGTTTCATGAGACCCCTGGGGCTGAGTATTATTCGGCTGCCCTGGCCGGAATATCGGTGCAGATCAATGATTTTGCACGGTATATCCATGTGCCTCGTGACCCCCCACACGAGACCGGAGGACCGTTTGAGACCGCTCCCCGAAATTTTCCCGTCCGCGTTGATCCCGAGGGCGGTCCCCAGCCGTATCTCAGGCGACGGGGAAAACTCCGGGCGGAGGTATCAATGCATGCGGTGGCCGAACATCGGCTGGCGCCGGGCGGGGTGCGCCTGATGACACAGCAGCGTTCCGATGGACGGTGGCAGTCACTCGACGGAGGCCGTAGTGCGGGCGATGGTGGTTCGGTGATTCCCCGGCAGGCGCCGCGGCACGAGGCCGCGACCCCGGCGGGGGCAAGTCACGAAGACACTCTGGTCAAGATGCTCTACGAGGAGCATGCGGGCCCCCTGCTGATGTTCGTGCTGCGCCTGACCGGCGGTGACCGGCAGCGCGCGGAAGACATCGTGCAGGAGACCCTGCTCCGGGCCTGGCGCAACGCGCACCGGCTCGGCGCCCAGGGGCAGCAGTCGCTGCGTCCGTGGCTGGTGACCGTCGCCCGGCGGATCGCGATCGACGATCACCGCAGCGCGAGTGCCCGGCCCGCCGAGACGTACGACCGTGAGCTGGAGAGCTTCCCCAGCCAGGCCGACGACACCGACCGCGTGCTGCAGTCGATGACGGTCTCCGACGCGCTGCGCGAGCTCAGCCAGTCGCACCGCGAGATCCTCATCGAGACGTATTTCCGGGGCCGCACGGTGCCGGAAGCGGCGGAGAAGCTCAACCTTCCGTTGGGCACCGCCAAGTCACGGGTGTATTACGCTCTGCGTGCGTTGCGGACGGCGTTGCAGCAACGGGGGGTGACCGAATGACACAGGAAGACCACTTCGACGTCGCGTCGTACGCCTTGGGTGTGCTCGACGAGCACGACGCGGCTCGCTTCGAGGACCACCTCATCGAGTGCTCGCGGTGTGCGTACGAGCTGGAGTCGTTCGTCGAGGTCGCCGACCTGCTGGCCGACGTCGACGCCAACTCGGTGGTCGTCGCCGAGGAGGCCCGGCGCGACGGCTTCATGCTGCAGAAGGTGATCGGCGAGGTCAGCCACGAGCGGCACCGGGCGAACAGCCGGCGGCTCTACAGCCTGGCCGCCGCGGTCGTCATCTTCGCGATGCTGTCGATCGGCGCGTTCTTCGTGGGCGGCCAGGTCTTCGGCGGCGAGAGCAACGACCCGGCCACGACCAACACGGCGCAGCGCGACGAGAGCCAGCAGGACCCCCTGCCCAACGCGCAGGGCGGGCCCGGCATCGGTGGCCCCGACCTCGCGGGCGAACGGTTCGACGGCTCCGACCCGCGCACCGGCGTGCAGGCTTCGGTCGCGTTCGAGAAGAAGACATTCGGCACGCAGGTGTCGTTCTCCATCTCCAACATCACCGGTCCGAAGGTCTGCCGGCTCGTGGCCGTGCACACCAACGGCACGACCGAGCCGCTCGCCACGTGGACGGTCGGGGAGAACGGCTGGGGCACCGCCAAGAACTCGGAGCCTCTGCTGCTGCAGGCCATCACGGCGACCCCGCGCGACGAGATCGCTCACGTGCAGGTGCAGGAGGTCGGCGCGAACGGCGCCGGCGAGACCCTGGTGCGCGTTCCGTAATCAATCGAGTACGGAAAAGGACCCCGGCCGAACGGCCGGGGTCCTTTCTTTTTCCTTAGGCAGGCAGGTCCGGCGAGGTCTCGCCAAAAACTCGGAAATTGATGGGAACTTTCTTCAACCGCCACGACCCCGCCCGCGTACTACAGCCCGGAAACGCCAGACGAAGAAACAAGCCTGGAGGGCACGTGGTACCGGAGAAGCGAAAGTTGATGGTCGTCGGCGCCGCAATCGCCGCGGCGTTCGCAGTGACCGGCTGCGCCCCGCAGGGATACGACGGTGGCGACTACGGCAACGCCGCGGAGCCCGCCGCCGAGAACGTGGCCGCGACCGCCGGCCCCGAGGCTGACCCGGCCGCCACGAGCGACCCGGCCGCCCAGGCCGACCCCAACGCGACCGAGGGCCCCGGCGACCCGAATGCGGCTCCTGAGCTCAGCGACGACGAGGCGACCAACTCGCTGACCGGCAGCAAGGTCGCGCGGATGGGCAAGGTCGTCGTCAACGACGAGGGCTTCGTGCTTTACCGCTTCGACAACGACGGCAACAACCCGGCCAAGTCCAACTGCGCCGGTGACTGTGCCGAGACCTGGCCGCCTGCCCTCACCAACGACGGCAAGCCGAAGCTCAAGGGCGTCGACTCGAAACTCGTCGGCACGGTCACCCGGGCCGACGGCAGCAAGCAGCTGACGCTCAAGGGCTGGCCGCTCTACACCTACATCGGTGACAAGAAGCCGGGCAACTGGAAGGGCCAGAACGTCAACGGCACCTGGTTCGTGATCCAGCCCGACGGCGCCAAGAACCTCACCTGCCTGCCGAAGATCTCGAAGCCCGTCGCGCCCCCGGCCAATGACTCCGCTGGTGACGGCGCCGGTTCGAGTGACGATTCCGGCACTGGCAGTGACTACAGCTACTGATCAGCCTCGCACTTGAAATCCCTTGAAGAATCGCTGACTCGGAGGTAGAGAAAAAATGCTTACCACTCGCACATCGCGCCGGACGACGCGTTGGTTGGTGGGCATTTCCACGGTGGCCTTGGCCTTTGTGCTCGCGCCGGTGAGCCCGGTTCAGGCGGCTCCCGGCGATCCGATTCCGGTGCCGAGCTCCAACGGACTGAGCGACAAGGGCGTCGGCGCGATCAGCGACGCCGACAAGGACTTCGTCATCAAGGTCCGCCTGGCCGGCCTGTGGGAGATCCCCGCCGGCAACATGGCGGTCGAGAAGTCGAACGACCAGCGGGTCGTCAAGATCGGTCAGTCGATCGCGGCGCAGCACGTCGTGCTGGACAAGCTCGACCGTCTGGTGGCCAAGAAGCTCAACATCGACCTGCCCAACAAGCCGAACGACGATCAGCAGTTCTGGCTGCAGGAGATGAAAAACGCGAACGCGACGACTTTCGACCAGATCTTCATCGACCGCCTCCGGGCCGCGCACGGCAAGATCTTCCCGGCCATCGCCACGATCCGGGCCACCACGCGCAACGACTCCGTGCGCAAGCTGGCCCAGGAGGCCAACCAGTTCGTCATGACCCACATGACGCTGCTGGAGTCGAGCAACATCGTCGACTACGCGGCTCTTCCCAC from the Paractinoplanes abujensis genome contains:
- a CDS encoding DUF4142 domain-containing protein, translating into MSPVQAAPGDPIPVPSSNGLSDKGVGAISDADKDFVIKVRLAGLWEIPAGNMAVEKSNDQRVVKIGQSIAAQHVVLDKLDRLVAKKLNIDLPNKPNDDQQFWLQEMKNANATTFDQIFIDRLRAAHGKIFPAIATIRATTRNDSVRKLAQEANQFVMTHMTLLESSNIVDYAALPTAPAPANPGSGPVPVDGQMLAAASSNGGIPGVSTTVILLVLAAALVAGVITSMRIFRAR
- a CDS encoding TetR/AcrR family transcriptional regulator yields the protein MSLREEKKRQMRQQLSDTATRMFVERGFDGVRVAEVARACGVSEKTVFNYFPTKEALLLDRLEGTATALREALASTGQAPIEAALRLLDAELDGFAGDPEGYRRFGELLEAAPSLRAYRNDMMDRFVAVAAEALAARAGVDPADPEPQITAAALLGLWRVQYESLRRRPGDPATVRAEVRRAADVLRIGLDEESGPRAAAD
- a CDS encoding SRPBCC family protein; this translates as MSEFRITRDYPHPVERVWRVLTDPELVPRWTTTGRGGRPEGFAPVAGTTFRFLATPVAGWRGIVDCEVLEVDAPALLRYSWIGDEGATPSFVAYRLQPIAGGTRFTWEHTGFTGIGGLFMGLLLRSVRAKMLTVALPTVLDDPKLPA
- a CDS encoding sigma-70 family RNA polymerase sigma factor; translated protein: MHAVAEHRLAPGGVRLMTQQRSDGRWQSLDGGRSAGDGGSVIPRQAPRHEAATPAGASHEDTLVKMLYEEHAGPLLMFVLRLTGGDRQRAEDIVQETLLRAWRNAHRLGAQGQQSLRPWLVTVARRIAIDDHRSASARPAETYDRELESFPSQADDTDRVLQSMTVSDALRELSQSHREILIETYFRGRTVPEAAEKLNLPLGTAKSRVYYALRALRTALQQRGVTE
- a CDS encoding class I SAM-dependent methyltransferase yields the protein MPTPHREREIAESFGVDAARYDRTRPSYPAALIDRLVAGIPGRSILDVGIGTGIVARQLRAAGCEVLGVEPDPRMAAFARRAGFEVEEARFEAWEPAGRLFDAVVAGQTWHWVEPRAGAAAAASVLRPGGRLALMWNAGQPGPAVADAFAEVFERLMPGSPLAGVRGISAAAGYAALLDRADEGLRAEGGFGAVERWSDEWERVYTRAEWLDQLPAQGLFTRMPPAQLAEVSAAIGAAVDAVGGSFSMHFTTLTTTAVRRASGG
- a CDS encoding anti-sigma factor family protein; protein product: MTQEDHFDVASYALGVLDEHDAARFEDHLIECSRCAYELESFVEVADLLADVDANSVVVAEEARRDGFMLQKVIGEVSHERHRANSRRLYSLAAAVVIFAMLSIGAFFVGGQVFGGESNDPATTNTAQRDESQQDPLPNAQGGPGIGGPDLAGERFDGSDPRTGVQASVAFEKKTFGTQVSFSISNITGPKVCRLVAVHTNGTTEPLATWTVGENGWGTAKNSEPLLLQAITATPRDEIAHVQVQEVGANGAGETLVRVP
- a CDS encoding TetR/AcrR family transcriptional regulator, with the translated sequence MPTGVALRDVRQQLFDAAERVLVRAGHNALTSRAVTAEADVAKGVLHRHFADFDEFLAELVRRRIAGLQAWGATMIEHAGTGTVAENIADFLFGVFDRVGLGLVSLVIGRGELRARLQGSPGVPLLAEAAAVIAAYLSAENRKNPDMLALSLIGSAHLVFSEAGDETDPDRVRDLVSQLIATGR
- a CDS encoding COG4315 family predicted lipoprotein, with protein sequence MVVGAAIAAAFAVTGCAPQGYDGGDYGNAAEPAAENVAATAGPEADPAATSDPAAQADPNATEGPGDPNAAPELSDDEATNSLTGSKVARMGKVVVNDEGFVLYRFDNDGNNPAKSNCAGDCAETWPPALTNDGKPKLKGVDSKLVGTVTRADGSKQLTLKGWPLYTYIGDKKPGNWKGQNVNGTWFVIQPDGAKNLTCLPKISKPVAPPANDSAGDGAGSSDDSGTGSDYSY